The region CAGCTCGTCGACCAGCGGGTGCTCCGGCGCCAGCACCAGGTAGGTCACGCCGAACAGGGTGTCGGGCCGGGTGGTGAAGACCTCGATGCTGCCCGCCGAGCCGTCCAGCGGGAACACCACGTTGGCGCCCTGCGAGCGGCCGATCCAGTTCCGCTGCATCGTCTTGATCTTGTCCGGCCAGTCCAGCCGGTCCAGGTCGTCGATCAGGCGGTCGGCGTAGGCGGTGATCCGCATCATCCACTGCTTGAGGTTGCGGCGGAACACCGGGAAGTTGCCGCGCTCGGTCAGCCCGTCGGCGGTGACCTCCTCGTTGGCGACCACGGTGCCCAGGCCCGGCGCCCAGTTCACCGGCGCCTCCGACAGGTAGACCAGCCGGTACGAGTCGATGATCCGGCGCTGCTCGGTGCGCGACAGCTCCGCCCACGGGCGGCCGTCGGGCGTCGCGCGCTCACCGGCGGCGAACTGCGCCTCCAGCTCGCTGATCGGGCGCGCGCGGTCGGCGTCGGTGTCGTACCAGGAGTGGAAGATCTGCAGGAAGATCCACTGCGTCCAGCGGTAGAACGGGATGTCGGTGGTGGCGACCCGGCGGCGCTCGTCGTGGCCCAGCCCCAGCCTGCGGATCTGGGTCAGGTACCGCTCGATGTTCTTCTCGGTCGTGGTGCGCGGGTGGGTACCGGTCTGCACCGCGTACTGCTCGGCGGGCAGGCCGAACGAGTCGAAGCCCATCGTGTGCAGCACGTTCTTGCCCAGCATCCGGTTGAAGCGGGCGTAGACGTCGGTGCCGATGAAGCCCAGCGGGTGCCCGACGTGCAGGCCCGACCCCGACGGGTACGGGAACATGTCCTGGACGAACAGCTTCTCGTCGCTGACCTCGCCCTTCAGCGAGCCGGCCGGGTTGGGCGCGTGGAAGGTGCCGAGCTCCTCCCAGCGCCGCTGCCAGCGCTGCTCGATCTCGGCTGCGGTCTGCGCGGTGTACCGGAACCGCGGGACCTCTTCGGTGTTCGTCGAGCCCTCTGCCTGGCCACTCATGGTGTGCGTACCTTTCCTGCCTTCTCGCCCGAACGCGCGGATCGTGCCCTCTAAGTGTGCCGTCCCCGGAAAAAGCGAAACCCCCCAGCCCTACCGGGCGTGAGGGGTCACCGCGTCGAAGCGTCGTCAGCGGACGTTCAACGCGGTCTCGCAAGAAGTCGAGCGCTGCTCACGGTGTCAAGGGTAACAGAGATCACTTCACGCCCAGGGCGATCACCTGCGTGGTCTGCTGCGCGGAGAAGTTGTCGTCGCTGACGAGGACCAGGCTGCGCTCGCCGCCGGGAAGCACGGGACCCCAGGTCATGCCCTCGACGTTGTCGACGGTGCTCAGCCCGAGCTCCGACAGGTCGGCCAGCGGGGTCTTGCGCACCGGCGTCACGTCGGCGCCCGCCAGCGAGGCCACGTCCCGGACGTCGGTGGCGCCGCGGGCGTCGACCTCGTAGATCCGGACGGAGTTGCCGACGCCGTCGACGAACGAGCGCTCCATCACCAGGTAGCGGAACGGGTCGTCGCCGTCGGCCAGGATCGCCGTGACGCCGTTGTTGGCGAACCCGCCGGTCGGCGACCGCGCGAACACCTTGTCGAGCGGGTAGGCGACCTGCGCGACGATGGCCCCGGAGCGGTCCTGGGCGGTGAGCCTGCTGAGGGCGCCGTGCTCGAACGTCGGCGACTCGCCGTCCTGCACCAGCGGCCCCTCCATGGCGCTGACCAGCAGCGACCCGTCGGCGGCGAAGGTCAGGCCCTCCAGCGCCTCGTTCTGCTTCGGACCGCTGTCGGGACGCATGGCCAGGTTCGGCGGGAGCGGCAGCTCACCGGTGGCCGAACCGTCGAGGGCGGCGCTGCGGATCGACGGGTCGACCAGCCCCTCCTGCCGCTCGCCCTCGCTGGTCCACCAGACCTCGCCGCTGCGCGGGTCCCACCGGACGTCCTCGGGGTCGAGGCTGCCCGCCGGGTAGGTCGTGCCGTCCGGGCGCAGCAGCGGCCGGGTCGCCGCGAGGGACACCGGGCCGAGCCCGTCGGCGGTGACCGGGATGTCGGCGAGGTAGCCGCGCGCCGGCTGCCGCTCCGAGCGGTCGTCGCTGATCAGCACGTATGCGCCGGTGCGCGGGTCGTAGTCGATGCCGGAGAGGCCGCCCACGGTGGTGCCCTGGAAGTCCATCGCGTTCGGGAGCGTGCGCTCGCCCAGCAGGCGCACCCGGTCGGCGGCGTGCGCGGGCGCGGCGGCCGTCATCGCCAGGGCGACCGCCACGACTCCGGTCACCGCGTGTCTGTTCACCATGAGCTACAGCACACCCGACGCGGGTGTCCGGCGGGTATCGACCAGATGGAGCCTTACCCTGTTCTGGTGACGCTCGCTGTTCAGGTGATCCTCTGCGCGGTGCTGGTGCTCGGTGGCGCGGCACTGCTGTTCGTCGGATGGCGCGGTATGCGCGGGCAGCTCGCCCGCAACCGCTACGCCGGAGTGCGCACGCCCGCGACCCTGCGCAGCGAGGAGGCGTTCGAGCTCGCCAACCGCGCCGCCGCCCCCGCCTACCTGGCGGCCGGTGCGACCGGCGTCCTCGCGGGCGCCTCGCTGCCCGCGCTGGCCACGACGTTCAGCGTCGTGCTCGTCGCGGTCATCGGACTCGTCGGCGCCTTCGGCCTCCAGATCGTGGGCGGGGTCTTCGGCAACCGGGCCGCGGAGGCCATGCCCGAGCCCGCGCCTGCGGCCGGGTGCGGCGGCTGCGCGGGCGGCTGCTGCAGCGCGCTCCAGCAGAGCAGCTAGTTCAGCTTCACATCCCCCGGGTGCGTGGCCAGGAACGCCAGCGGCGGTCCCTGCCTGCGCAGCACCCGGCCCCACAGCTCGGGGCCCGGCGGAGCTATGACGTCGTCGGGCAGGGCGGGGACGACGAGCCAGTCGCCGCGATCGATCTCACCGGCCAGCTGGTCGGCGTCCCAGCCCGCGTAACCGGCGAAGAAGCGCAGCCCCCTCGCGCGTGGAACCAGGTCGGCGGGATCGCCGTCGAGGTCGACCAGACCTATCGGGCCCCGGACGCCGATCATGCCCGACACCGATCCCACGTCGACCCCGGTGCGCAGCGCGGCCAGGCAGATGGCGGTGCGCTGCTCGACCGGTCCGCCGACGAACAGCGACTGCGGCTCACTGGCGTGCGGCCCCCACCTGGGCAGCACGTCGTCGACCGAGACCTCGCTCGGCCGGTTCAGCACGACTCCGAGGGTGCCCTCGGCGCGGTGGTGGATGATGAAGACCACCGTGCGGCGGAAGTTCTGGTCGAGCAGCTGCGGGGCCGCCACCAGCAGCGTCCCGGGTTCGACGTCGGCGTCCGTTCCCACATTCGCATGATCTCAGAACGGCGCCCCCGCATGGGGTGGCCAGGGACTAGTAGTTCGAGAGACCAACCGCTGAGCATTACTAGTCGGCAGCACTATTCACTGTTCAACAACCACTATTAATAGTGCTGCTGCGAAACTCCTGCTCAGCGACCCTCGGGCACCTCGATGCCCTGTTCCCGGGCCCACCGGAAGAGCTCGGCGACGGCTTCGTCGTGGTCCATCGGGCCCCGGTCCAGCCGGACGTCCTTGAGGTGCTTCCACGCCTTGCCGACCACCGGCCCCGGGTCCACGCCCAGCAGCCGCATGATCTCGTTGCCGTCCAGGTCCGGGCGGACCCTGGCCAGGTCCTCCTCCTCCGCGATGCGCGCGATCCGCGCCTCCAGATCGTCGTAGGAGCGCTGGAGCGCGGCGGCCTTGCGGCGGTTGCGGGTGGTGCAGTCGGCGCGGACCAGCTTGTGCAGCCGGGACAGCAGGTGGCCGGCGTCGTTGACGTAGCGGCGCACCGCCGAGTCGGTCCACTGGCCCTCGCCGTAGCCGTGGAAGCGCAGGTGCAGGTACACCAGCCCGGACACGTCGTTGATGACGTCCTTGGAGTAGCGCAGCGCCCGCAGCCGCTTGCGCGTCATCTTCGCCCCGACCACCTCGTGGTGGTGGAAGCTGACCCC is a window of Saccharopolyspora erythraea NRRL 2338 DNA encoding:
- a CDS encoding esterase-like activity of phytase family protein, producing the protein MVNRHAVTGVVAVALAMTAAAPAHAADRVRLLGERTLPNAMDFQGTTVGGLSGIDYDPRTGAYVLISDDRSERQPARGYLADIPVTADGLGPVSLAATRPLLRPDGTTYPAGSLDPEDVRWDPRSGEVWWTSEGERQEGLVDPSIRSAALDGSATGELPLPPNLAMRPDSGPKQNEALEGLTFAADGSLLVSAMEGPLVQDGESPTFEHGALSRLTAQDRSGAIVAQVAYPLDKVFARSPTGGFANNGVTAILADGDDPFRYLVMERSFVDGVGNSVRIYEVDARGATDVRDVASLAGADVTPVRKTPLADLSELGLSTVDNVEGMTWGPVLPGGERSLVLVSDDNFSAQQTTQVIALGVK
- a CDS encoding SdpI family protein — encoded protein: MEPYPVLVTLAVQVILCAVLVLGGAALLFVGWRGMRGQLARNRYAGVRTPATLRSEEAFELANRAAAPAYLAAGATGVLAGASLPALATTFSVVLVAVIGLVGAFGLQIVGGVFGNRAAEAMPEPAPAAGCGGCAGGCCSALQQSS
- a CDS encoding YqgE/AlgH family protein translates to MGTDADVEPGTLLVAAPQLLDQNFRRTVVFIIHHRAEGTLGVVLNRPSEVSVDDVLPRWGPHASEPQSLFVGGPVEQRTAICLAALRTGVDVGSVSGMIGVRGPIGLVDLDGDPADLVPRARGLRFFAGYAGWDADQLAGEIDRGDWLVVPALPDDVIAPPGPELWGRVLRRQGPPLAFLATHPGDVKLN